A stretch of the Rhizomicrobium sp. genome encodes the following:
- a CDS encoding DUF72 domain-containing protein: MSSASAKPRILIGTAGWSLPGTQRDRFAEGPSLLARYATRLDAVEINSSFYRPHRPATYARWAQSVPDGFRFAVKLPKTITHERRLSDAEGLLDVFLHECGALGDKLGPLLVQLPPSLKFDPQMARAFFAVLRERFDGAVVCEPRHATWFTPAADGLLAAATVARAAADPARAPGAERPGGDAAIAYYRWHGSPRLYYSDYDAARLRALAQQLRATRAGQVWCIFDNTALGAATANALEMAALMA, translated from the coding sequence ATGTCGTCCGCCTCCGCGAAACCTAGGATTCTCATCGGTACGGCCGGCTGGAGCCTGCCCGGTACGCAGCGCGATCGCTTCGCCGAAGGCCCGAGCCTTCTGGCGCGCTATGCCACGCGACTGGACGCGGTCGAGATCAACTCGTCCTTCTACCGCCCGCATCGGCCGGCAACCTATGCGCGATGGGCCCAATCCGTGCCGGACGGCTTCCGGTTTGCGGTGAAGCTGCCCAAGACCATCACGCATGAGCGCCGCCTGAGCGACGCGGAAGGCCTCCTTGACGTGTTCCTGCATGAATGCGGCGCCTTGGGCGACAAGCTCGGACCCTTGCTGGTGCAATTGCCGCCGAGCCTGAAATTCGATCCGCAGATGGCGCGGGCCTTCTTCGCCGTGCTGCGGGAGCGTTTCGACGGCGCCGTCGTCTGCGAGCCGCGGCATGCGACGTGGTTCACGCCGGCGGCCGACGGCTTGCTGGCTGCGGCGACGGTCGCCCGGGCGGCGGCCGATCCCGCGCGCGCGCCGGGCGCGGAGCGGCCCGGCGGCGACGCGGCTATCGCCTATTACCGATGGCACGGCTCGCCGCGCCTCTATTATTCGGACTACGACGCCGCGCGGCTCCGGGCCTTGGCGCAGCAATTGCGCGCGACGCGCGCGGGCCAGGTATGGTGCATCTTCGACAACACGGCGCTCGGTGCCGCGACGGCGAACGCGCTGGAGATGGCCGCGCTCATGGCTTGA
- a CDS encoding mismatch-specific DNA-glycosylase, which yields MPEAPVLPDVLPPGLTLVFCGTAAGRLSALRGQYYAHPQNKFWRTLHAVGLTPRLYAPHEYPLSPGLGIGLTDIAKHASGMDHQLPAGSLGREAIDDLRARIGRARPRILAFTSLAGGRRLLGPRAKAGKQDATIGETALWILPSPSPAAQNAWNESIWRALARDVVRLRET from the coding sequence TTGCCTGAAGCGCCGGTCCTTCCCGACGTTCTGCCGCCCGGACTGACCTTGGTATTCTGCGGCACGGCGGCCGGACGGCTGTCGGCACTGCGCGGGCAGTACTATGCCCATCCGCAGAACAAATTCTGGCGCACGCTCCATGCCGTCGGCCTCACGCCCCGGCTGTATGCGCCGCACGAATATCCGCTCTCGCCCGGACTCGGCATCGGTCTCACCGACATCGCCAAGCATGCCAGCGGCATGGACCACCAGTTGCCGGCCGGCAGCCTGGGCCGCGAAGCGATCGACGACCTGCGCGCGCGCATCGGACGGGCCAGGCCGAGAATCCTCGCCTTCACGAGTCTGGCGGGCGGACGGCGCCTGCTCGGGCCGAGGGCCAAGGCGGGCAAACAGGACGCGACGATCGGCGAGACCGCGCTGTGGATATTGCCGTCGCCGTCGCCGGCGGCGCAGAACGCCTGGAACGAAAGCATTTGGCGGGCGCTAGCACGGGATGTCGTCCGCCTCCGCGAAACCTAG
- a CDS encoding phytanoyl-CoA dioxygenase family protein yields MNARFTQEHIDTWRREGASPIPNFFTPEEVAAVQADFEAVFAHPEGEGEVLDKKRPGELGRFHKSQFKDIQPVPIDCSPALNLIGVHPALIAFAKAALGTDDVHCYQCQSWAKFTGDADYDQPFHTDFSNHTLTVPSEDVTKNSVTILCYFSDVTDAHGAMNYVTRGDSLKVAGPEASLSQEPAAQAALQEGLQRYARSSAMPAGSIVPYSTDIYHRGTNLTAPNAHRYALMTCFRKAHDDSVAFTAWAFHHQKPWANIFDHATPEQLACFGVQKPGDAFWTETTLARAQIRYPNWDLTPYRRAMRKVA; encoded by the coding sequence GTGAACGCGCGCTTCACCCAGGAGCATATCGACACCTGGCGGCGAGAGGGCGCGTCGCCGATCCCGAATTTCTTCACGCCGGAGGAGGTCGCCGCCGTGCAGGCGGACTTCGAGGCGGTCTTCGCGCATCCCGAAGGCGAGGGCGAAGTCCTGGACAAGAAGCGCCCGGGCGAGCTCGGTCGCTTCCACAAGTCCCAGTTCAAGGACATCCAACCCGTTCCGATCGACTGCTCGCCGGCGCTGAACCTGATCGGCGTGCACCCGGCGCTCATCGCCTTCGCCAAGGCGGCGCTCGGGACCGACGACGTGCACTGCTACCAGTGCCAGAGCTGGGCGAAGTTCACCGGCGATGCCGATTACGACCAGCCCTTCCACACCGACTTCTCGAATCACACGCTGACCGTGCCGTCGGAGGACGTGACGAAGAACTCCGTCACCATCTTGTGCTATTTCAGCGACGTCACCGACGCGCATGGCGCGATGAACTACGTGACGCGGGGCGACAGCTTGAAGGTCGCGGGCCCGGAAGCCTCGCTGAGCCAGGAGCCGGCGGCGCAGGCGGCGCTGCAGGAAGGGCTGCAGCGCTATGCCCGCTCCAGCGCCATGCCGGCCGGCAGCATCGTGCCCTACAGCACCGACATCTATCATCGCGGCACCAATCTGACGGCGCCGAATGCGCATCGCTATGCGCTGATGACCTGTTTCCGCAAGGCGCATGACGACAGTGTCGCGTTCACCGCCTGGGCGTTCCATCACCAGAAGCCCTGGGCGAACATCTTCGACCACGCGACGCCCGAACAGCTCGCCTGCTTCGGCGTGCAGAAGCCCGGCGATGCGTTCTGGACCGAGACCACGCTCGCGCGGGCGCAGATCCGCTATCCCAACTGGGACCTGACGCCCTACCGCCGGGCGATGCGCAAGGTTGCCTGA
- a CDS encoding DUF6481 family protein produces MRGFKEKGFNDRLQEQAKAKAALLERARAKAPQNDPEFAARQAERKRIADEREAREAARAEAKAAALREDAERKAAEEAAKLEAERFAAEEAERAKRAEADKLVQLLAEQKAARDARYAARKTRQKKR; encoded by the coding sequence ATGCGCGGTTTCAAGGAAAAGGGCTTCAACGACAGACTTCAGGAACAGGCAAAGGCGAAGGCCGCGCTGCTGGAACGGGCACGCGCCAAGGCGCCGCAGAACGATCCCGAATTCGCCGCCCGCCAAGCCGAACGCAAGCGCATCGCCGACGAGCGCGAGGCGCGCGAAGCGGCCCGAGCCGAGGCCAAGGCCGCGGCGTTGCGCGAGGATGCCGAGCGCAAGGCTGCCGAGGAGGCCGCCAAGCTCGAGGCCGAGCGGTTCGCGGCGGAAGAGGCTGAACGGGCCAAGCGCGCCGAGGCCGACAAGCTGGTCCAGCTCCTCGCGGAGCAGAAGGCGGCGCGCGATGCGCGCTATGCCGCGCGCAAGACGCGCCAGAAGAAGCGCTGA